In a single window of the Arachis hypogaea cultivar Tifrunner chromosome 6, arahy.Tifrunner.gnm2.J5K5, whole genome shotgun sequence genome:
- the LOC112695449 gene encoding uncharacterized protein → MKDFPSCFGENGVQVADSSSSSSSKNAQNLVSSSYQCQIRSQSCVVTVTWSKNLMGHCLSVGIDDSTNQCLCKVDIKPWVFSKRKGCKSLEAYSCKIDVYWDLSSAKFGSGPEPLEGFYVGVVADRQMVLLLGDLRKEAFKKTNVGPLYYNAVLVAKKEHVFGKKLYGTKAVFCNNGQVHDLVIECDTSISEPSLMIRIDSKTVMQVKHLRWKFRGNHTILVDGLAVEVLWDVYNWLFNPYLGDAVFMFRTCLSTDKMWPAQPLSDANLLHLSFSQRFSDTKSQGVGFSLILHAWKNV, encoded by the coding sequence TAGTTTCCAGTTCTTATCAATGCCAGATTCGAAGCCAGTCCTGTGTGGTTACTGTCACGTGGAGTAAGAATTTGATGGGGCATTGCCTCAGTGTCGGGATCGATGACTCTACAAACCAGTGTCTTTGTAAGGTGGACATCAAACCGTGGGTGTTCTCCAAGAGAAAAGGTTGCAAGAGCCTCGAGGCTTATTCGTGTAAAATTGATGTATATTGGGACCTCTCTTCGGCGAAATTTGGCTCCGGGCCTGAGCCATTGGAGGGATTTTATGTAGGAGTTGTTGCAGATCGGCAAATGGTTCTCCTTCTGGGGGATTTGAGGAAAGAAGCTTTTAAGAAGACGAATGTTGGTCCATTGTACTACAATGCAGTTTTGGTTGCCAAGAAAGAACATGTTTTTGGTAAGAAGTTGTATGGTACCAAGGCCGTGTTTTGCAATAATGGTCAAGTTCATGACCTTGTGATTGAATGTGACACAAGTATTAGTGAACCGTCACTTATGATTCGCATCGACAGCAAAACGGTGATGCAAGTGAAGCATCTGAGATGGAAGTTCCGGGGAAATCATACTATCCTGGTAGATGGCCTTGCAGTGGAAGTTCTCTGGGATGTGTATAATTGGCTCTTCAATCCATATCTCGGAGATGCTGTCTTTATGTTCAGAACATGCCTATCTACTGATAAGATGTGGCCTGCTCAACCTCTTTCTGATGCAAATCTGTTGCACTTGTCTTTCTCTCAGAGGTTTTCTGATACCAAATCGCAAGGTGTTGGCTTCTCGCTTATTTTACATGCTTGGAAGAATGTGTAG